In Camelina sativa cultivar DH55 chromosome 16, Cs, whole genome shotgun sequence, a single window of DNA contains:
- the LOC104750670 gene encoding zinc finger protein CONSTANS-LIKE 6-like isoform X2, with product MMKSLASAVGGKTARACDSCVKRRARWYCAADDAFLCHCCDGSVHSANPLARRHERVRLKTASTGKHRHASSSSPPHETTWHQGFTRKARTPRGGKKRHTMVFHDLVPEMSTEDQTESYEVEGQLIFEVPVMNPMVEEQCFNESVETKIEVPMMPVCFKSSDEEDEDNAESCLNGLFPTDMELAQFTADVETLLGGGIERDFYPTEDLGLGEMLKIEKEEVEEEEGVATRDVCDLNEVDETSPFEISFDYEYASKSTYEEEEEEDEKEDVMKNVIDMGVNEMSGKIKEENKEKALMLRLDYESVLSTWGGQGIPWTAQEPSEIDLDMVCCPTDSMGESGADQAHHYNHFRGLGLHMGEAGDGGREARVSRYREKRRTRLFSKKIRYEVRKLNAEKRPRMKGRFVKRSSIAAAH from the exons atgatgaAAAGTTTGGCTAGTGCGGTCGGTGGGAAGACGGCGAGGGCATGTGATAGTTGCGTGAAGAGGCGGGCACGTTGGTATTGCGCAGCTGACGATGCTTTCCTTTGCCATTGTTGTGACGGTTCGGTCCACTCTGCGAACCCTCTTGCTCGTAGGCACGAGAGGGTCCGCTTGAAAACGGCTAGCACCGGAAAGCATCGCCACGCCTCCTCTTCCTCACCGCCTCATGAAACTACGTGGCATCAGGGATTTACTCGTAAAGCTCGGACCCCTCGCGGGGGAAAGAAGAGACACACGATGGTTTTTCATGATCTTGTGCCGGAGATGAGCACGGAGGATCAGACAGAAAGCTATGAGGTGGAAGGGCAGCTCATCTTTGAGGTGCCGGTGATGAACCCGATGGTTGAGGAGCAATGCTTTAACGAATCCGTCGAGACAAAGATCGAGGTTCCGATGATGCCCGTGTGTTTCAAGAGCAGcgatgaagaagacgaggataaCGCTGAAAGTTGTCTAAATGGTTTATTCCCAACCGACATGGAACTGGCTCAGTTCACAGCTGACGTGGAAACTCTCCTTGGTGGAGGGATAGAGCGAGACTTTTATCCCACGGAAGATCTAGGGTTAGGTGAGATGTTGAAGATCGAAAAAGAAGAggttgaggaagaggaaggagTCGCGACCAGAGATGTGTGTGATCTTAATGAAGTTGATGAGACTTCTCCATTTGAAATAAGCTTTGACTACGAATACGCATCCAAGAGCacatacgaagaagaagaagaagaagatgaaaaagaagacgTGATGAAGAATGTTATTGACATGGGAGTGAATGAGATGAGTGGTAAAATTAAGGAAGAGAATAAGGAGAAGGCTCTTATGCTTAGATTGGACTACGAATCGGTTCTTTCCACTTGGGGAGGCCAAGGGATCCCATGGACTGCTCAAGAGCCATCTGAAATAGACCTCGACATGGTTTGTTGTCCAACCGATTCCATG GGTGAAAGTGGAGCAGATCAAGCTCACCACTACAACCACTTTCGTGGCTTAGGGTTACACATGGGAGAGGCTGGGGATGGAGGAAGAGAGGCCAGGGTTTCAAGATACCGAGAGAAAAGAAGGACAAGGTTGTTCTCCAAGAAGATAAGGTATGAGGTACGCAAACTGAATGCAGAGAAAAGGCCTCGAATGAAAGGAAGGTTCGTGAAGAGATCTTCAATTGCTGCTGCTCACTAG
- the LOC104750670 gene encoding zinc finger protein CONSTANS-LIKE 6-like isoform X1 produces MMKSLASAVGGKTARACDSCVKRRARWYCAADDAFLCHCCDGSVHSANPLARRHERVRLKTASTGKHRHASSSSPPHETTWHQGFTRKARTPRGGKKRHTMVFHDLVPEMSTEDQTESYEVEGQLIFEVPVMNPMVEEQCFNESVETKIEVPMMPVCFKSSDEEDEDNAESCLNGLFPTDMELAQFTADVETLLGGGIERDFYPTEDLGLGEMLKIEKEEVEEEEGVATRDVCDLNEVDETSPFEISFDYEYASKSTYEEEEEEDEKEDVMKNVIDMGVNEMSGKIKEENKEKALMLRLDYESVLSTWGGQGIPWTAQEPSEIDLDMVCCPTDSMGESGADQAHHYNHFRGLGLHMGEAGDGGREARVSRYREKRRTRLFSKKIRYEVRKLNAEKRPRMKGRFVKRSSIAAAH; encoded by the exons atgatgaAAAGTTTGGCTAGTGCGGTCGGTGGGAAGACGGCGAGGGCATGTGATAGTTGCGTGAAGAGGCGGGCACGTTGGTATTGCGCAGCTGACGATGCTTTCCTTTGCCATTGTTGTGACGGTTCGGTCCACTCTGCGAACCCTCTTGCTCGTAGGCACGAGAGGGTCCGCTTGAAAACGGCTAGCACCGGAAAGCATCGCCACGCCTCCTCTTCCTCACCGCCTCATGAAACTACGTGGCATCAGGGATTTACTCGTAAAGCTCGGACCCCTCGCGGGGGAAAGAAGAGACACACGATGGTTTTTCATGATCTTGTGCCGGAGATGAGCACGGAGGATCAGACAGAAAGCTATGAGGTGGAAGGGCAGCTCATCTTTGAGGTGCCGGTGATGAACCCGATGGTTGAGGAGCAATGCTTTAACGAATCCGTCGAGACAAAGATCGAGGTTCCGATGATGCCCGTGTGTTTCAAGAGCAGcgatgaagaagacgaggataaCGCTGAAAGTTGTCTAAATGGTTTATTCCCAACCGACATGGAACTGGCTCAGTTCACAGCTGACGTGGAAACTCTCCTTGGTGGAGGGATAGAGCGAGACTTTTATCCCACGGAAGATCTAGGGTTAGGTGAGATGTTGAAGATCGAAAAAGAAGAggttgaggaagaggaaggagTCGCGACCAGAGATGTGTGTGATCTTAATGAAGTTGATGAGACTTCTCCATTTGAAATAAGCTTTGACTACGAATACGCATCCAAGAGCacatacgaagaagaagaagaagaagatgaaaaagaagacgTGATGAAGAATGTTATTGACATGGGAGTGAATGAGATGAGTGGTAAAATTAAGGAAGAGAATAAGGAGAAGGCTCTTATGCTTAGATTGGACTACGAATCGGTTCTTTCCACTTGGGGAGGCCAAGGGATCCCATGGACTGCTCAAGAGCCATCTGAAATAGACCTCGACATGGTTTGTTGTCCAACCGATTCCATG GGTGAAAGTGGAGCAGATCAAGCTCACCACTACAACCACTTTCGTGGCTTAGGGTTACACATGGGAGAGGCTGGGGATGGAGGAAGAGAGGCCAGGGTTTCAAGATACCGAGAGAAAAGAAGGACAAG GTTGTTCTCCAAGAAGATAAGGTATGAGGTACGCAAACTGAATGCAGAGAAAAGGCCTCGAATGAAAGGAAGGTTCGTGAAGAGATCTTCAATTGCTGCTGCTCACTAG